One window from the genome of Entelurus aequoreus isolate RoL-2023_Sb linkage group LG04, RoL_Eaeq_v1.1, whole genome shotgun sequence encodes:
- the bmp2b gene encoding bone morphogenetic protein 2b, which translates to MVAVVSSLMVLLLAEVLMEGATGLIPEVGRRKYSDSGRQSPQQSESFLNEFELRLLSMFGLKRKPAPGKHAVVPQYMVDLYRMHSANGDHSTRRPKSMGKHAERAASKANTIRSFPHEESMEALASLKGKTTQQFYFNLTSVPEEELITSAELRIYRDQVRGIPPPSNSSNSTTAAGFHRINIYEIFGGPKTHSGEPLVRLLDTRLVQDSLSRWESFDVSPAVSQWTTGKGQNHGFMVEVHHPEDRGVNSEHTQSRTRHVRVSRSLHQDQDSWSQARPLLVTYGHDGRGDSVLHTREKRQAAVRKQRRKHQNKASCKRHALYVDFSDVGWNEWIVAPPGYRAFYCHGDCPFPLADHLNSTNHAIVQTLVNSVNSNIPRACCVPTDLSPISLLYLDEYEKVILKNYQDMVVEGCGCR; encoded by the exons ATGGTCGCCGTGGTCAGCTCTCTCATGGTTCTGCTGCTGGCTGAGGTGTTGATGGAAGGTGCGACGGGGCTCATCCCTGAGGTGGGCCGGCGGAAGTACAGCGACTCGGGGAGGCAGAGCCCGCAGCAGTCGGAAAGCTTCCTCAACGAGTTCGAGCTGCGACTCCTCAGCATGTTCGGACTCAAGCGCAAGCCGGCGCCGGGCAAGCACGCCGTGGTGCCGCAATACATGGTGGACCTCTACCGCATGCACTCTGCAAACGGCGACCATAGCACCAGGAGGCCCAAGAGCATGGGGAAACACGCCGAGAGGGCGGCCAGCAAGGCCAACACGATTAGAAGCTTTCCCCACGAAG AGTCTATGGAGGCCCTGGCCAGTCTGAAAGGCAAAACCACCCAGCAGTTCTACTTCAACCTCACTTCTGTCCCTGAGGAGGAGCTCATCACCTCCGCAGAGCTTCGCATCTACAGGGATCAAGTCAGGGGCATCCCTCCCCCCAGCAACAGCAGCAACAGCACGACTGCGGCAGGCTTTCATCGCATTAACATTTATGAGATATTCGGGGGCCCTAAAACTCACAGTGGGGAACCTCTGGTTCGCTTGCTGGACACTCGGCTTGTCCAGGACTCTTTGAGCCGATGGGAGAGCTTCGATGTCAGCCCTGCTGTGTCTCAGTGGACAACTGGGAAGGGCCAGAACCACGGGTTCATGGTGGAGGTGCACCACCCAGAGGACCGGGGGGTGAACAGCGAGCACACCCAGAGTCGCACTAGACACGTTAGGGTGAGCCGGTCCCTGCACCAAGACCAAGACTCGTGGTCTCAAGCAAGGCCCCTGCTGGTGACGTATGGCCACGACGGCCGCGGAGACTCTGTGCTGCACACGCGGGAGAAGCGTCAGGCGGCAGTCCGCAAGCAGCGCCGGAAGCACCAGAACAAGGCCAGTTGCAAGAGGCACGCCCTCTACGTGGACTTCAGTGACGTGGGCTGGAATGAATGGATTGTGGCGCCCCCTGGCTACCGCGCCTTTTATTGTCATGGGGATTGTCCCTTCCCCCTCGCAGACCACCTCAATTCTACCAATCACGCCATTGTGCAGACGCTGGTCAACTCGGTCAACTCCAACATCCCCAGAGCTTGTTGTGTGCCCACTGACCTAAGCCCCATCTCTCTGCTTTACCTGGACGAATACGAAAAGGTCATCCTTAAAAACTACCAGGACATGGTGGTGGAGGGATGCGGCTGTAGGTGA